ACCCAAGTTCGCCGCAATCAGTTCGAGGTCTTGCTGTTCCATAGGATGTCTCCTTAGCGTTATGGTTTGCCCAATGCCCTTTCCGAAAATACATTCCAGTCAGGCTCTTCCACCACATCCAGCAGCAGGTTCTTTTGCCGGGACGCATGCCCGGACTCGATGACCACCTGCGAAGCCTTGATTCCCAAAATTTTCGACACAAACACGATCAACGCGCTGTTGGCCTTGTTGTCGACGGCCCGGGCCTGTAACCGGATCTTCAAAAAGTCGCCATGCAGGCCCGCAACTTCAGTTTTCCTTGCCCCGGGCTGGACCCAGATCCCAAGCCTCCAGCCTTTATTTTTGGCCGGTCCGGCGAAAACCGGGTGATCCGTACACATGAGTACTAAAACATCATCTGCGACATCAGTCGAGCCAAAAAAACCTGCACGAATTTGATGCCAAGGACCACGACAAACGGAGAAAAATCAATCCCGCTGATATACGTGAACGGCAACCACTTGCGAATACGGTAAAAAACAGGCTCGGTCAGACTCCTGATCCCACGCACGATGGGATTATACGGATCGGGGTTGACCCAGCTCATGATCACGGAGGCGATGACCACCCAGAAATATAAAGACAACACGCTGTCTGCCACATAGTAAACAGCCGCAAAAAGACTCGAAAAAACAGGCATGTAACATTCCCCTCAGAAGACGCTGACGCTTCGCGTAGGCGTCATGTTTTCAGGCTAATCGATTATCTCGCAAAAACCCGTCTCAAACCATTGCCGCAGTTCATGAAAACTGTCCACATGCAGTTGGGCCCTCAAATCCCGGTTCCGATAGGCCCAAAACGGGACCCCGGCCCGATTCGTGGTCTCCTGGTCAACGGAAGAATCCCCAAGATAGGACATCTCCTGCACAGCCAGCCCCCAGGTTTCGACAATGCGCCGCAGGCCCTCGGGGTCGGGTTTGGGCAGGGCCACCTTGGCTGCAGTCATGACAGGATGAAAAAAACGGGTCAGATCGAACCGTTCCAGCACCATCTCCATGGAATTCTTGCGGTTGGTGTTGACGGCCATGCGCACATCCAGCTTCTCCAGGGTATGAAGCAGCTCAAAAAGCCCCGGCTCCGGCACCATGCGATCGATGAAATCACCATAGGTCATGTGCCCCTGCAACTGTGCCGCCTTGGGCAAAAGGTCTGCCGGGATGATCCGGGCCATGGCCTTGTCCACGGTATGCATGAACGCGTAATCCTCATCCTCTGGAGTCATGGGCGCAAGGCCCAGGGCGCTCAGGATGTGGTTGTAATAATGACGGTTCACATTCCTGGAGTCGAAAAGTACACCGTCACAGTCAAAGATCACGCCACGAATCCGGCGCAAATCAAAACGACGGGACTGGCCCGCATCAGCTGTCATGTCTACTCCATGGCCTCCGGAAAATACTGCCCGGCCAGATCACGCAGCTTGAATTTTTGGATTTTGCCGCTCGCGGTCATGGGATATTCATCCAGGAAGACCACGTATTTAGGAATCTTGTAGCGCGAGATCTGGCCACGGCAGAAGTCGCGGATATCCTCGGTGGCGTAGTCGAAGCCTTCCTTCAAAATGACGAATGCCCCCACTTCCTCGCCGTACTTGCGGCTGGGCACGCCGACCACCTGCACGTCCTTGATGCCCTCCATGCGGTACAGGAATTCCTCGATCTCGCGCGGGTACACGTTCTCGCCGCCGCGAATGATCATGTCCTTCAGGCGGCCGGTGATGCTCAGGTAGCCGTCCTCGTCAATGGTGCCGAGGTCTCCGGAATGCATCCAGCCGTCCGGGTCGATGGCCTGGGCCGTGGCGTCGGGACTGTTGTAGTAGCCCTTCATGACGTTGTAGCCACGGCAGCAGACCTCGCCCTGCACGCCGGGAGCGACGGGCTCGCCCGTCTCGGGATCGACGACCCGCACCTCGATCTCGGGCATGGCCCGGCCCACGGTCTTCGTGCGCTGCTCAATGGAGTCGTTGACCCGGGTCTGGGTCATGACCGGGGAGGTTTCGGTCAGCCCATAGCAGATGGTGATCTCCTTCATGTTCATGATGTCCATGACCTTTTCCATGACCGGCGCCGGACACGGTGAACCGGCCATGATGCCCGTGCGAAGCGAAGAAAGATCATAGCGCGGGAAAGAGCGATGTTCGAGCACGCTGATGAACATGGTGGGCACGCCGTAAAGGGCGGTGCACTTTTCCTCCTCGACGGCGGCCAGGACCATGAGCGGATTGAACCCCTCAAGGATGACCAGAGTGGCGGCATGGCTGATCGCGGCCAGGACTCCCAGCACGCAACCGAAGCAGTGAAAGAGCGGCACAGGTAGACAGACCCGGTCATTATGGGTGAACTTCTGGTTTTCGCCGATCCAGAACCCGTTGTTGCCGATATTGTAGTGGGTCAGCATGACGCCTTTGGGGAAGCCGGTGGTGCCCGACGTGTACTGCATGTTGACCACGTCGTGCGGGTCGAGAGAGGCCTGCCGGGCGCGGTAATCCTCTTCGGAGGTGACCCGGCTCAGCGCCAGGAGCTCCGGCATGGAGTACATGCCCCGATGTTTCTCCTGCCCCAGAAAGAACACTCGCTTCAAATCCGGGAATTTTTCGCTGCGCAGATAACCCCGCTCCTGGGTTTTGAGCTCCGGAACCAGACCATACACGGTCTGCACGTAATCCGTGTCCCGAAAGGAATCGATGAGCAGCAGGTTCTCGCACTCGGACTGCTTGAGCAGGTATTCCAACTCGGCCGTTTTATAAAAGGTGTTGACCGTCAGCAAAACAGCCCCGATCTTGGCCGTGGCGAACTGAAAAGCGACCCAGTACGGCACGTTGGTCGCCCAGATGGCCATCTTCTCGCCTTTCTGCACGCCCATGGCCATGAGCCCCTTGGCCAGGTTGTCGACCAGTTCCCCAAATTCCCGGTAGGTCATCCGAAAATTCCGGTCCACATAAACCACGGCTTCATTGTCCGGGTGCTGCATGATGGCTTCATCAAGCATCTGCCCCAGGGTAATTTCTCGCAACGCAGGCTTGTCCATGACTCCCCCTTTGGATGACACCGGACTATTCCGGAAAATAGAGCACCGCATAAATGGAGGCCGGAGCATTCCCGCCAGCCGCCACATGATGCGGAACGATGGAATTGAGATAAATGGAATCCCCCTTGCCGAGGGTCAGCACGTCCTTGCCGTACGTGATCTCGATGGAACCTTCGTGCACGACAATGAACTCTTCGCCTTCATGGCTGGACAGCTTTGGCTCCCCGCACGCTGCAGGCATGAGTTCGACAAAGAAAGGCTCCATGTGCCGATCGGTCTTGCCCTTGCCAAGGGAATAGAACTTCATGTCCACGGAACAGCCCTTGCCGCCAAGCATGCTCAGGCCCTCTTCCCTTTCCCCCAGACGCACGATGAGCGGATCCTGGCCCAACTCGTCATCCAGAAATGTGCCCATGCGCACACCCAGCCCTCGCGCGACTTTGAGTAGCGGCCCGAGGGACGGATAGACGGAATCGTCTTCCAGAGATTTAAGAAACGCAATTTCAAGCCCCGTGCGCTGGGCCAGGTCTTCAAGGCTGATCTCGTTCATTTCCCGGAATCGTTTGACACGTTTGCCGAGTTGCTCTTTGCTCATAAACCGTTCTCGCTGGTTAAAGGTTCAGAGGACGGGCCGTTAAAATGACGGGCTCGGGCAGATCGATCCTGCGGCCGCAGACGCGCTCCGCCGCTTCGGCGTCCACGACGCAACAGACCAGCCCAGCCGGGTTGCCTTCGCAAGGCGAAAAACTCAGATCCATGGACACAAGCTCGCGCACCACGTCTTCGTCGGAAATAAAAAGCCGCGTGCCCAGAGGCAGAAACAGAAGCAGTGAGGGCAAAAGGTTCTTCCACGGCAGCTCCACGCAGGCCCTCGGGAAAAGGGCCTCATCCGAAACGCCGGGCTGTGTAAAACTTTCCTCGTCGTCAAGGCCGAGCACTGCGGCGAAGCCGTCCCGCGCGGCCTCAAAGCGGCCTTCCTGCTCACAGATGGCCACGAACTGCTCTTCGCGGTACAGAGCCATAGCCAGCAAAAGCTGAGCTTGGCGCCGCAGGTCCCCGAGACTCGGCTCTTTGGGTGCATCCCTCCCGGTCAGCTGCGACTTTATGTCCATTGTCGTATCGGTGTAAAAATTATCAAGCCCTGCAGCCTGGTAGGCCTGCATGTCCGAAGGCCTTGGAAAACGCTCGCCGAATTCCATGTAGCTTCTGAGCATGCTCCGCACCTCTGCGGGAGGACACGGCAGCTCGGCCGGACGCCACCGAGGCAGTTCCGTGACCATGTCCACGCCCGGATCAAAAAAAACAACACTGTCCGGAAGGGGGCCGTAGCCCAGTTTCGGATGCAACCAGGGAAAATGCACTACCATATCGCTCATTTATCTATCTCCTTAGATGCAATCATTCGTCATGAGAGAGCTCAAAGCGACGGCAACGGCCTGCGCAAGGGGGCAGACGCAACACGCACACTCCTTCGATGAAATGACGGCACAGAATTTCCCCGGCATCATCCTGCAGGGCCGTAAAATTTGCACAGTCCCAGTCAATGTTCAAGGCTTGCGCCATGCGCTGCTTCCAAATTCGCCCGGCCTCCTCGGAGGTCAGGCCCAAAATCTCACCCCGCACCACAAATTCGTCGAAACGGTCTTCAAGGACGCTCAGCACGGTGCAGGAAAATTCTGCGCGCAGCCCCGGGTTCATCAGCTCTTCATACAGGCAACGGCCGGCGATCCAGAAACGGCAAGCATCGCCGGGCATGTGCAGCAACGGGTTCACGAAAACTCCGCAAAGCGGCAGGCCGCAGCACGAAAAATCAGGAGACAGCTATTTGACAAATACATTCCATCCCTTCGGAAACCAAGGTTTTTCTTCCACAAGGAAGAGTTGACCTGCCCGAAGCGCTATGTGTATATGAGGCGCAATCATTCTCGAGGAGGCATACATGTTTGGCATTGGTATCCCTGAGCTTCTAATAATACTGGTCATCGTCCTGGTCATTTTCGGGGCCAACAAGTTGCCTGAAATCGGTTCAGGAATGGGCCGGGCCATAAAAAACTTCAAGAAAGCCACTGGCGAGCCTGAAGAAATCGACGTCACGCCCAAGTCCGAGTCCAAGGACGCATCCGACAAAAAAGAATAAGCTCCCCCGTTTTTCCACAAAAAATCCCGGCCCGACCGGGATTTTTTGTAGCCGCTAACGGACCTCCACGGTCAACCCCTGGGTCTTGGCAGCGTCCCCGAGGCGTCTGGCCAATGCATCCCTGGAGCGGGTCTGAACCCGCCAGACACCGACCATGCCGGCCCCGTCCATCTCCACGCCAAGCAACGTCTTGCGTTGGACTTCCTCGCTCCAGGAATCCATAAGCCGGTCGAATTCCATGGGTCCCATGCTGGACAGCCATCCCGAAACACGAACCAGCAGACCCGACTCGCCCTGCACGTTAAGCCCGGAGCGGGAAAAATAGTCTTTCCACACCGCAAGCCAGACCTCGTCCAGGGTCTTGGCCGTGTGGGTGGATCTCCATTCGCCAAGAGTCAGCACCCCGGTCCAGGCTCCCAGCTGGGACAGCGCAAGGACCGGCACGTCCGGGGCCTGGATCACGGTCGGCCTCAGACCCGACAATTCCTGCAGCGCTCCAAGGCGCTTGGTGCGCGACGGTTCCACGCCGGACAGCTGCAACACGTACGGCCACTGGTCCCGGGCCGTGAACATGACCCCAAGGCCCTGCAGCCGGGTTTTGAGGCCGGCTTCGTGAATGCGTACCGTCAGCGTGCGGAAGGCTTCCGTGGCGTTGACGGCGTCGCCGGCGGCGTGAGCCTCGCTGTAGCCCAGAATAAGCGAATCGCGCTCCTTGGACAGAATACCCATGAGCGTCTCCATCCGCGACTGCGCGAGCTGCGTCCCAAGAACGGCCTCAATCTCCTGCGTCAAAGCCGCATCGAACGCCCGGTCCACGAACGAAGCCTGGCCTTCGGCGCTCTCCACGGGCACGCGCACCTGCTGGTCCGCGGCGGCCGGAAAAGCGCCGCACAGCGCCAGCATCAAACAAAACACGTATCTGAGCATTGGTCTCTCCTTCACACAAAAATTCTACCGCGAGCCCCGCCGGGCCGCAACCTGGACACAAACAGGTTCAACCGGCGGAAGCCGACTCCAGGAACTGCCTGGCCCGGGTTACGATACCATCCACGTCTTCGGGATGGTGCCAGAAAATCTCACTATCCTTATTGAACCAGGTCAGCTGGCGCTTGGCGTAGGCCCGAGTGCTGCGCAGCCAGTCACGGCGGGCCTGGTCAAGGCTCACGCCGTCAAGCATGACGGCCAGAAGCTCCGGACAGCCGATGCCGGAAAACCCCGGCGCGAAGCGGTCCGGACAGCCTGCATAGGCCAGCCGCACTTCGTCCTGGGCTCCGGCCTCAAGCATCAAATCGATACGCCGCGCCAGACGCGGCGTCAGCGAGGCCAAGTCGACGGAAAGCCCGATCTTGAGCACCCGCAAGCCTGCGGGTCGGCAGGTCCGGCCGTGCCACCAGGTCAGGGTTTGACCCGTGGCGGTGAACACTTCCAGGGCGCGACAGATGCGCTGGGGGTCATTGGGATGGATTTTGGCGGCATAATCCGGATCGATGAGCTGCAAACGACCGTGCAGAACCTGCGAACCCTGATCACGGCACTCGCGGACCACGTCCTCCCGGATCTGCGGAGCAATGTCGGGAATGGGAGCCAATCCATCGACAAGACTTTTCAGATAAAGACCGGTCCCGCCGACAAGGATGGGCGCCAGCCCCTGATCTCGATAGGCTCTGGCCTGATCCATGATTTCACCGGCAAAGGCCCCGGCCCGGACAGGGGTGTTTATGGGCAGGTATCCGTAGAGGGCGTGCGGGCAGACGGCCCGCTCCTCTGCCGTGGGCTGGGCCGTGACCACCCCGAGTCCGGCATAGACCTGACGGGAATCGAAATTGACCACTCCGCCGCGAAGCGCCTGGGCCAGAGCCAGCGCCGCCGCGGTCTTGCCCGTGCCCGTGGCTCCGACCAGACAAAGAAGCGAGATGTCCGTCATGTTTGCTGCGGCTCTCCGGAAGCGGACAGGGCCTTGGCGCTCCGCTGTTCATCCATGCGCGCGACCACGCGGGCCAGGATGCTTTCGGGCACCAGCCCCTCGACCACTCCGCCGAGCCTGGCCACATCCTTGATGATGGTCGAACTGATGTAAAGCCAGCGGTAATCCGTCATCATGAAGACAGTATGGATGCTGGGCTTGAGTTTGCGATTCATGAGGGCCATCTGAAATTCGTATTCGAAATCCGAGACCGCCCGGAGGCCGCGCAGGATCGTGTTGGCCCCCTTGCTCGGCACGTACTCGACCAGAAGTCCGGAAAAACCTTCCACCTCGACACGCAGTTGCCCGCGAAAAACCTCGCGGATCATCTCCACCCGCTCATCAAGGTTGAAAAGAGGGTTCTTGCCCGAATCTTTGGCCACGGCCACGATGACCCTGTCGAAGACTTCCAGCCCCCGCCGCACCAGACTCAGATGCCCATTGGTGAAAGGGTCGAAGGTGCCCGGATAGACCGCCACCCGCTCTAGTTTCTGCGCCATACGCAAATCCTCGTTTGCCCGTAAAGTTTGTCTCGAAGAAGAAAGAGGTCCTGCCTCGGAGGGTTCTCGAACCTGAGCCCAGCTTCCACTTCGGCGCACACAATTCCATCCGGCGCGAGCGCTCCGCGTTCCAGCAGCAGCCCCAGGGTCGGAAGCAACAGATCCTTGCCGTAGGGCGGATCGATAAAGACAAGCTCGAACGGTCCGCAGCCGCTGCCGCCAAGCCAGCGCAATGCGTCTGTCTTGACCACGCTGCAGCGCCGCCGCTCCACGCCAAGAGCTTCCAGATTGGAACGAATCAGGGTTGCCGCCTGGGCGGCCTTCTCCACAAAGACGGCGTCCCGGGCTCCCCGGCTGAGGGCCTCGATGCCCAGAGAGCCGCTGCCCGCGAAGATGTCCGCCACCCGGGTCTCCCCCCAATCCACGCCTAGGGACTCAAGCATGGAGAACAGGGACTCCCGCACCTTGCCCGTGGCGGGCCGGTAGCCCGGCCCCTCGGTGGTGCGGATCTGTCTGCCCCTGTACTCCCCGGCGATGATGCGCACGCCTAGTCCTGCTTGGGCTTTTGCTTTTGTTCAAACATCAGCTCCGACATGATGGAGCTCAAACGCGAGTTGATGGCCAGCAGGCTGCCGCGGATCTCGACCTGATTGGTCTGGCCCATGCGCTGCAGGTAATCGACCCGCTCCCGCACCTGGGCCAGCTTTCCGGAGGTCTCCTCCAGCAGGTAGTCCCAGTCGATGCGCGGCGCGGCCAGCGTCGGACGGGCGGTGAGCTCGAAGCGGCCGCCCTTTTCGAGCAGACATTCATCCAGATAGTCCGGTATATGCACGGTCAGTTTGAACTTCTCCCGGATCAGATCGGCCAGAACCTTTTGCCCCGAATGCTCGCCGTGAACCAGATAGACCTGCATCTCGGGATTGCGCAAATGGGACAGCCAATCCAGAATCTGGGTCTGACCGGCGTGGCCCGAAAATCCGCCGATGGTGAACACCTTGGCCTTGACCGACAGTTCCTCGCCCAGAATCCGGATGCTCTTGGCCCCATCGACAATGCGGCGGCCAGGGGTTCCTTCGGCCTGGAAGCCGACAAAGACAATGGATGCGCCGGTTTTCCAGATATTGTGCCGCAAGTGGTGCTTGATGCGCCCCGCATTGGCCATGCCGCTGCCCGCGATGACGATGGCCGGCTCCTGAGACACGTTGATGGCCCGCGACTCGTCGGGGGTCAGCGTAAAGCGCAGGTTGGGCAAGTCCAGGGGATTCTGGCCGTTCTTGACCAGTTCCTTGGTCTGCTGATCATAATAGTCCCAATGGCGCCTGAAGATTTCCGTAGCCTTGATGGCCAGCGGACTGTCCAAATAAACGGGCATGTCCGCCGGCAGCAGCCCTTCCTGAAGCAGGAGATGGAGTGTGTAGAGCAACTCCTGGGTGCGCTCCACGGCAAATGCCGGAATGATGACCTTTTCTCCGCGCTGGTAGCTGTAGGCGATGGCCTCGGCCAGTTCCTGCCGGCTCTGGGTCTCGTTTTTGTGGTTACGCGAGCCGTAGGTTGACTCCAGAAATAAAAAATCGGCCGTTTCCACGGTCTGGGGGTTGGGAATCAGCAGCTGATTGGGACGCCCGAGATCTCCGGAAAAAACCAGCTTGGTCTCTTCGTCCCCTTCCGTGACCCACAGCTCGATGAACGCCGAACCCAAAATATGCCCGGCGTTATTGAAAATCACCCGCACGCCCGGCTTCGGTTCAAAGACCTGATTGTACTCCTGGGTCTTGAGCTGCGTGAGCGCCTTCTGGGCATCCTCCACCGTATAGAGGGGCTCCACCGGGGGAGCGCCAACCCGCTGTTTCTTGGTGCTGCGCCACTGCGCTTCGGTCTCCTGGATGCGGGCGCTGTCCTCGAGCATGATCCCAAGCAGATCCTTGGTCGGAGCCGTGGTGTAAACCGGCCCCTTGAAACCCTGGGACACCAGGCGCGGGAGCAGGCCGGAGTGGTCGATATGCGCGTGCGTGAGCAGGATGAAATCCAAGGATTCGGGACGATACATGCCGTTCACGTCCCAGTTGCGCCCTTCAATATCCCTGTTGCCTTGATGCATGCCGCAATCAATGGCAAAACGGGTCTGCTCGCATTCGAGCACATGGCATGAACCGGTCACGGTGCGCGCCGCGCCAAGAAAAGTTATCTTCATAAATTTCCCCTTGTATTTCAGATAGATAAACACAAGCCAAAATATCAGCCCATTGCCCTGCTCCATCCGGGTGTGCTAGCCCCTCACGGATAAGAACGCATCAAGGCCTACGGCCGTGAAACAACCCTTTTCCACACAAAGACCAAATCATGATCAACCTGGACAAACTCAGCGACCGCGATCTGCCCCCTTTAAAACCCATGGTCTTAAGGCTTTGGCAGCTCCTGAACGCCCAAAATACCCGCCTACAGGAAATCGTCGAAGCCATGAGCGCGGAGCCTGTGCTGTGCGCCCGGATCATGGCCATCTCCAACTCGCCCCTGTACCGGGGGCTGGAAGAAATCAACAGCCCGCAAAAGGCGCTGGTCCGGCTGGGCTTAAACGAGGTCAAGGGAATCGTCTACTATTTGACCCTCTCGGACTCGGTGCGCCAGAACGCCTTTCCGCCCTCGTTCTCTGTCCGCAAATTCTGGACTCACAGCCTGAGCACGGCGCTCCTGTGCAAGAAACTCGCGCAGTTCTACCCGCATCTCTTCCCCATGACCCCGGAGGAACAGGACAGCACCTATCTGGCCGGCCTGCTCCACGATATCGGCTATGTGGTCATGGCCTCGCTGCTGCCGGGAGAATTCACGACCATGACCAGGCTTTGGGAAGCGGGCGGAAATTCGCCTCTTGAGATCGAGGACGAGCTTTTCGGCGTCAGCCACCCGATCTTAAGCGCCAAGGCCCTTAAATTGTGGAAATTCCCGAAAAATGTCCAGCTTGCGGTATACGCCCACCACCGCGCCATTTCCGACGACTCCCCCCCGCCGGCCATCATGCTCCTCAAGCTCGCGGATTATCTGGCCACGGATACAGGGTATCACTTCAATCCCATGTTTACAGCTGAGCTCAAACGCCTGACCCTGCCCGTCTTTCTCCTGGAGAACGACTTCCAGCCAGTAATCGAGGAAGTA
This DNA window, taken from Desulfomicrobium sp. ZS1, encodes the following:
- a CDS encoding helix-turn-helix domain-containing protein, with product MSKEQLGKRVKRFREMNEISLEDLAQRTGLEIAFLKSLEDDSVYPSLGPLLKVARGLGVRMGTFLDDELGQDPLIVRLGEREEGLSMLGGKGCSVDMKFYSLGKGKTDRHMEPFFVELMPAACGEPKLSSHEGEEFIVVHEGSIEITYGKDVLTLGKGDSIYLNSIVPHHVAAGGNAPASIYAVLYFPE
- a CDS encoding MBL fold metallo-hydrolase RNA specificity domain-containing protein, encoding MKITFLGAARTVTGSCHVLECEQTRFAIDCGMHQGNRDIEGRNWDVNGMYRPESLDFILLTHAHIDHSGLLPRLVSQGFKGPVYTTAPTKDLLGIMLEDSARIQETEAQWRSTKKQRVGAPPVEPLYTVEDAQKALTQLKTQEYNQVFEPKPGVRVIFNNAGHILGSAFIELWVTEGDEETKLVFSGDLGRPNQLLIPNPQTVETADFLFLESTYGSRNHKNETQSRQELAEAIAYSYQRGEKVIIPAFAVERTQELLYTLHLLLQEGLLPADMPVYLDSPLAIKATEIFRRHWDYYDQQTKELVKNGQNPLDLPNLRFTLTPDESRAINVSQEPAIVIAGSGMANAGRIKHHLRHNIWKTGASIVFVGFQAEGTPGRRIVDGAKSIRILGEELSVKAKVFTIGGFSGHAGQTQILDWLSHLRNPEMQVYLVHGEHSGQKVLADLIREKFKLTVHIPDYLDECLLEKGGRFELTARPTLAAPRIDWDYLLEETSGKLAQVRERVDYLQRMGQTNQVEIRGSLLAINSRLSSIMSELMFEQKQKPKQD
- a CDS encoding AMP-binding protein; its protein translation is MDKPALREITLGQMLDEAIMQHPDNEAVVYVDRNFRMTYREFGELVDNLAKGLMAMGVQKGEKMAIWATNVPYWVAFQFATAKIGAVLLTVNTFYKTAELEYLLKQSECENLLLIDSFRDTDYVQTVYGLVPELKTQERGYLRSEKFPDLKRVFFLGQEKHRGMYSMPELLALSRVTSEEDYRARQASLDPHDVVNMQYTSGTTGFPKGVMLTHYNIGNNGFWIGENQKFTHNDRVCLPVPLFHCFGCVLGVLAAISHAATLVILEGFNPLMVLAAVEEEKCTALYGVPTMFISVLEHRSFPRYDLSSLRTGIMAGSPCPAPVMEKVMDIMNMKEITICYGLTETSPVMTQTRVNDSIEQRTKTVGRAMPEIEVRVVDPETGEPVAPGVQGEVCCRGYNVMKGYYNSPDATAQAIDPDGWMHSGDLGTIDEDGYLSITGRLKDMIIRGGENVYPREIEEFLYRMEGIKDVQVVGVPSRKYGEEVGAFVILKEGFDYATEDIRDFCRGQISRYKIPKYVVFLDEYPMTASGKIQKFKLRDLAGQYFPEAME
- the rsmD gene encoding 16S rRNA (guanine(966)-N(2))-methyltransferase RsmD — protein: MRIIAGEYRGRQIRTTEGPGYRPATGKVRESLFSMLESLGVDWGETRVADIFAGSGSLGIEALSRGARDAVFVEKAAQAATLIRSNLEALGVERRRCSVVKTDALRWLGGSGCGPFELVFIDPPYGKDLLLPTLGLLLERGALAPDGIVCAEVEAGLRFENPPRQDLFLLRDKLYGQTRICVWRRN
- a CDS encoding DUF167 domain-containing protein — translated: MCTDHPVFAGPAKNKGWRLGIWVQPGARKTEVAGLHGDFLKIRLQARAVDNKANSALIVFVSKILGIKASQVVIESGHASRQKNLLLDVVEEPDWNVFSERALGKP
- the miaA gene encoding tRNA (adenosine(37)-N6)-dimethylallyltransferase MiaA codes for the protein MTDISLLCLVGATGTGKTAAALALAQALRGGVVNFDSRQVYAGLGVVTAQPTAEERAVCPHALYGYLPINTPVRAGAFAGEIMDQARAYRDQGLAPILVGGTGLYLKSLVDGLAPIPDIAPQIREDVVRECRDQGSQVLHGRLQLIDPDYAAKIHPNDPQRICRALEVFTATGQTLTWWHGRTCRPAGLRVLKIGLSVDLASLTPRLARRIDLMLEAGAQDEVRLAYAGCPDRFAPGFSGIGCPELLAVMLDGVSLDQARRDWLRSTRAYAKRQLTWFNKDSEIFWHHPEDVDGIVTRARQFLESASAG
- a CDS encoding YggT family protein, with product MPVFSSLFAAVYYVADSVLSLYFWVVIASVIMSWVNPDPYNPIVRGIRSLTEPVFYRIRKWLPFTYISGIDFSPFVVVLGIKFVQVFLARLMSQMMF
- a CDS encoding twin-arginine translocase TatA/TatE family subunit encodes the protein MFGIGIPELLIILVIVLVIFGANKLPEIGSGMGRAIKNFKKATGEPEEIDVTPKSESKDASDKKE
- a CDS encoding HDOD domain-containing protein, which translates into the protein MINLDKLSDRDLPPLKPMVLRLWQLLNAQNTRLQEIVEAMSAEPVLCARIMAISNSPLYRGLEEINSPQKALVRLGLNEVKGIVYYLTLSDSVRQNAFPPSFSVRKFWTHSLSTALLCKKLAQFYPHLFPMTPEEQDSTYLAGLLHDIGYVVMASLLPGEFTTMTRLWEAGGNSPLEIEDELFGVSHPILSAKALKLWKFPKNVQLAVYAHHRAISDDSPPPAIMLLKLADYLATDTGYHFNPMFTAELKRLTLPVFLLENDFQPVIEEVALKVEMLVSQAFD
- the coaD gene encoding pantetheine-phosphate adenylyltransferase — protein: MAQKLERVAVYPGTFDPFTNGHLSLVRRGLEVFDRVIVAVAKDSGKNPLFNLDERVEMIREVFRGQLRVEVEGFSGLLVEYVPSKGANTILRGLRAVSDFEYEFQMALMNRKLKPSIHTVFMMTDYRWLYISSTIIKDVARLGGVVEGLVPESILARVVARMDEQRSAKALSASGEPQQT
- a CDS encoding HAD family hydrolase, with the protein product MTADAGQSRRFDLRRIRGVIFDCDGVLFDSRNVNRHYYNHILSALGLAPMTPEDEDYAFMHTVDKAMARIIPADLLPKAAQLQGHMTYGDFIDRMVPEPGLFELLHTLEKLDVRMAVNTNRKNSMEMVLERFDLTRFFHPVMTAAKVALPKPDPEGLRRIVETWGLAVQEMSYLGDSSVDQETTNRAGVPFWAYRNRDLRAQLHVDSFHELRQWFETGFCEIID